One Tripterygium wilfordii isolate XIE 37 chromosome 10, ASM1340144v1, whole genome shotgun sequence DNA segment encodes these proteins:
- the LOC120007160 gene encoding homeobox-leucine zipper protein HDG2 isoform X3 gives MYFQPNMMEPGQLHPLEMTQNTSESELARLRDEDFDSTTKSGSDNQEGGASGDDQEQQRRKKKRYHRHTQHQIQEMEAFFKECPHPDDKQRKELSRELGLEPLQIKFWFQNKRTQMKTQHERHENSQLRAENEKLRSDNMRYREALSNASCPNCGGPTAIGEMSFDEHHLRLENARLREEIDRISAIAAKYVGKPVASYPLMSSSVPPRPLELGVGSYGGQQGYGGEMFGGAGDLLRSLTAPNEHDKPMIIELAVAAMEELMRMAQMNEPLWMTSIDGSTTMLNEDEYLRTFPRGIGLKPSGFRSEASRETAVVIMNHISLVEILMDVSQWSTVFSGIVSRAMTLEVLSTGVAGNYNGALQVMTAEFQLPTPLVPTRESYFVRYCKQHQDGTWAVVDVSLDNIRPSPISRCRRRPSGCLIQEMPNGYSKVIWVEHVEVEDKGVHNLYKQLVSSGNAFGAKRLVATLDRQCERLASVMATNIPTGDVGVITNQDGRKSMLKLAERMVISFCAGVSASTAHTWTTLSGTGADDVRVMTRKSVDDPGRPPGIVLSAATSFWLPVPPKSVFDFLRDENSRSEWDILSNGGVVQEMAHIANGRDTGNCVSLLRVNSANSSQSNMLILQESCTDQTASFVIYAPVDIVAMNVVLNGGDPDYVALLPSGFAIFPDAPTAINGGTIGAEAGSGGSLLTVAFQILVDSVPTAKLSLGSVATVNNLIACTVERIKAALSCENA, from the exons ATGTACTTCCAGCCAAACATGATGGAGCCTGGTCAGCTTCACCCACTAGAGATGACCCAAAACACATCGGAAAGCGAACTTGCTCGACTCCGAGACGAGGACTTCGACAGCACCACCAAATCTGGCAGCGATAACCAAGAAGGCGGCGCCTCCGGTGACGACCAAGAACAGCAACGACGAAAGAAGAAGCGCTACCACCGCCATACTCAGCATCAGATCCAAGAAATGGAAGC ATTTTTCAAGGAGTGTCCACATCCAGACGATAAGCAAAGGAAGGAGCTGAGCAGGGAATTAGGGTTAGAGCCATTACAAATCAAATTTTGGTTCCAAAACAAGCGCACCCAAATGAAG ACTCAGCATGAGCGCCATGAGAACTCTCAACTTCGAGCTGAGAATGAAAAGCTTCGATCCGACAACATGCGGTACCGAGAAGCCCTTAGCAATGCTTCATGTCCTAATTGTGGTGGCCCTACTGCCATTGGTGAAATGTCCTTTGATGAACATCATCTCAGGCTCGAAAATGCCCGATTAAGAGAAGAG ATTGATAGGATTTCAGCTATTGCTGCAAAGTATGTGGGGAAACCAGTGGCAAGCTACCCACTTATGTCTTCATCGGTGCCTCCTCGTCCGCTTGAACTTGGAGTTGGAAGTTATGGGGGACAACAAGGTTATGGAGGGGAGATGTTTGGAGGAGCTGGAGACTTACTTAGATCACTCACTGCACCTAATGAGCATGATAAGCCCATGATAATTGAGCTTGCAGTTGCAGCCATGGAGGAATTAATGAGGATGGCTCAAATGAATGAACCCTTGTGGATGACTAGCATTGATGGTTCAACCACAATGCTTAATGAAGATGAATACCTTAGGACATTTCCTCGCGGGATCGGCCTGAAACCTAGTGGTTTCAGATCTGAGGCATCAAGGGAAACTGCTGTTGTTATAATGAACCACATTAGCCTTGTTGAGATTCTAATGGATGTG aGTCAGTGGTCAACTGTGTTTTCTGGCATTGTCTCAAGAGCCATGACTTTGGAGGTGCTGTCAACAGGAGTGGCAGGGAATTACAATGGAGCCTTGCAAGTG ATGACAGCAGAATTTCAACTTCCTACACCTCTTGTTCCAACTCGTGAGAGTTACTTTGTGAGGTATTGTAAGCAACATCAAGATGGAACTTGGGCCGTTGTTGATGTATCCTTGGACAATATACGCCCCAGTCCGATTTCAAGGTGTCGAAGAAGGCCATCTGGATGCTTGATTCAAGAAATGCCGAATGGATACTCAAAG GTTATATGGGTTGAACATGTAGAAGTGGAAGATAAAGGTGTCCACAATTTATACAAGCAACTGGTTAGCTCAGGGAACGCCTTTGGTGCAAAACGTTTGGTGGCTACACTGGATCGCCAATGTGAGAGGCTTGCAAGTGTGATGGCCACAAATATTCCCACCGGCGATGTTGGAG TGATCACAAATCAAGACGGGAGGAAGAGTATGTTGAAGCTGGCAGAGAGGATGGTTATTAGCTTTTGTGCAGGAGTCAGTGCCTCCACTGCTCACACATGGACAACTTTATCTGGCACTGGTGCTGATGATGTAAGGGTCATGACCCGAAAGAGCGTAGATGATCCAGGAAGGCCTCCTGGGATTGTTCTTAGTGCTGCAACTTCCTTCTGGCTTCCTGTTCCACCAAAGAGCGTCTTTGATTTCCTTCGTGATGAGAATTCCCGTAGTGAG TGGGATATTTTATCAAATGGTGGAGTGGTTCAAGAAATGGCACACATTGCCAATGGCCGGGATACTGGCAACTGCGTGTCTTTACTTCGAGTAAAT AGCGCAAATTCAAGCCAGAGCAACATGCTAATTTTGCAAGAGAGTTGCACTGATCAGACAGCTTCATTTGTTATCTATGCTCCGGTTGATATAGTTGCAATGAACGTGGTACTCAACGGTGGAGACCCAGACTACGTGGCCCTTCTGCCTTCTGGTTTCGCAATTTTCCCCGACGCACCTACTGCTATCAATGGAGGAACCATAGGTGCTGAAGCTGGTTCTGGTGGATCTCTGCTAACTGTCGCGTTTCAGATATTGGTGGATTCAGTTCCAACAGCAAAACTCTCTCTTGGCTCTGTTGCTACTGTCAACAACTTGATTGCTTGCACTGTGGAGAGGATTAAGGCCGCTTTATCATGCGAGAATGCATGA
- the LOC120007160 gene encoding homeobox-leucine zipper protein HDG2 isoform X2 produces the protein MGVSVNLDQLQGCLLVRIEMYFQPNMMEPGQLHPLEMTQNTSESELARLRDEDFDSTTKSGSDNQEGGASGDDQEQQRRKKKRYHRHTQHQIQEMEAFFKECPHPDDKQRKELSRELGLEPLQIKFWFQNKRTQMKTQHERHENSQLRAENEKLRSDNMRYREALSNASCPNCGGPTAIGEMSFDEHHLRLENARLREEIDRISAIAAKYVGKPVASYPLMSSSVPPRPLELGVGSYGGQQGYGGEMFGGAGDLLRSLTAPNEHDKPMIIELAVAAMEELMRMAQMNEPLWMTSIDGSTTMLNEDEYLRTFPRGIGLKPSGFRSEASRETAVVIMNHISLVEILMDVSQWSTVFSGIVSRAMTLEVLSTGVAGNYNGALQVMTAEFQLPTPLVPTRESYFVRYCKQHQDGTWAVVDVSLDNIRPSPISRCRRRPSGCLIQEMPNGYSKVIWVEHVEVEDKGVHNLYKQLVSSGNAFGAKRLVATLDRQCERLASVMATNIPTGDVGVITNQDGRKSMLKLAERMVISFCAGVSASTAHTWTTLSGTGADDVRVMTRKSVDDPGRPPGIVLSAATSFWLPVPPKSVFDFLRDENSRSEWDILSNGGVVQEMAHIANGRDTGNCVSLLRVNSANSSQSNMLILQESCTDQTASFVIYAPVDIVAMNVVLNGGDPDYVALLPSGFAIFPDAPTAINGGTIGAEAGSGGSLLTVAFQILVDSVPTAKLSLGSVATVNNLIACTVERIKAALSCENA, from the exons ATGGGAGTATCGGTGAATTTGGATCAGCTTCAAGGTTGTCTCTTGGTCAG AATTGAAATGTACTTCCAGCCAAACATGATGGAGCCTGGTCAGCTTCACCCACTAGAGATGACCCAAAACACATCGGAAAGCGAACTTGCTCGACTCCGAGACGAGGACTTCGACAGCACCACCAAATCTGGCAGCGATAACCAAGAAGGCGGCGCCTCCGGTGACGACCAAGAACAGCAACGACGAAAGAAGAAGCGCTACCACCGCCATACTCAGCATCAGATCCAAGAAATGGAAGC ATTTTTCAAGGAGTGTCCACATCCAGACGATAAGCAAAGGAAGGAGCTGAGCAGGGAATTAGGGTTAGAGCCATTACAAATCAAATTTTGGTTCCAAAACAAGCGCACCCAAATGAAG ACTCAGCATGAGCGCCATGAGAACTCTCAACTTCGAGCTGAGAATGAAAAGCTTCGATCCGACAACATGCGGTACCGAGAAGCCCTTAGCAATGCTTCATGTCCTAATTGTGGTGGCCCTACTGCCATTGGTGAAATGTCCTTTGATGAACATCATCTCAGGCTCGAAAATGCCCGATTAAGAGAAGAG ATTGATAGGATTTCAGCTATTGCTGCAAAGTATGTGGGGAAACCAGTGGCAAGCTACCCACTTATGTCTTCATCGGTGCCTCCTCGTCCGCTTGAACTTGGAGTTGGAAGTTATGGGGGACAACAAGGTTATGGAGGGGAGATGTTTGGAGGAGCTGGAGACTTACTTAGATCACTCACTGCACCTAATGAGCATGATAAGCCCATGATAATTGAGCTTGCAGTTGCAGCCATGGAGGAATTAATGAGGATGGCTCAAATGAATGAACCCTTGTGGATGACTAGCATTGATGGTTCAACCACAATGCTTAATGAAGATGAATACCTTAGGACATTTCCTCGCGGGATCGGCCTGAAACCTAGTGGTTTCAGATCTGAGGCATCAAGGGAAACTGCTGTTGTTATAATGAACCACATTAGCCTTGTTGAGATTCTAATGGATGTG aGTCAGTGGTCAACTGTGTTTTCTGGCATTGTCTCAAGAGCCATGACTTTGGAGGTGCTGTCAACAGGAGTGGCAGGGAATTACAATGGAGCCTTGCAAGTG ATGACAGCAGAATTTCAACTTCCTACACCTCTTGTTCCAACTCGTGAGAGTTACTTTGTGAGGTATTGTAAGCAACATCAAGATGGAACTTGGGCCGTTGTTGATGTATCCTTGGACAATATACGCCCCAGTCCGATTTCAAGGTGTCGAAGAAGGCCATCTGGATGCTTGATTCAAGAAATGCCGAATGGATACTCAAAG GTTATATGGGTTGAACATGTAGAAGTGGAAGATAAAGGTGTCCACAATTTATACAAGCAACTGGTTAGCTCAGGGAACGCCTTTGGTGCAAAACGTTTGGTGGCTACACTGGATCGCCAATGTGAGAGGCTTGCAAGTGTGATGGCCACAAATATTCCCACCGGCGATGTTGGAG TGATCACAAATCAAGACGGGAGGAAGAGTATGTTGAAGCTGGCAGAGAGGATGGTTATTAGCTTTTGTGCAGGAGTCAGTGCCTCCACTGCTCACACATGGACAACTTTATCTGGCACTGGTGCTGATGATGTAAGGGTCATGACCCGAAAGAGCGTAGATGATCCAGGAAGGCCTCCTGGGATTGTTCTTAGTGCTGCAACTTCCTTCTGGCTTCCTGTTCCACCAAAGAGCGTCTTTGATTTCCTTCGTGATGAGAATTCCCGTAGTGAG TGGGATATTTTATCAAATGGTGGAGTGGTTCAAGAAATGGCACACATTGCCAATGGCCGGGATACTGGCAACTGCGTGTCTTTACTTCGAGTAAAT AGCGCAAATTCAAGCCAGAGCAACATGCTAATTTTGCAAGAGAGTTGCACTGATCAGACAGCTTCATTTGTTATCTATGCTCCGGTTGATATAGTTGCAATGAACGTGGTACTCAACGGTGGAGACCCAGACTACGTGGCCCTTCTGCCTTCTGGTTTCGCAATTTTCCCCGACGCACCTACTGCTATCAATGGAGGAACCATAGGTGCTGAAGCTGGTTCTGGTGGATCTCTGCTAACTGTCGCGTTTCAGATATTGGTGGATTCAGTTCCAACAGCAAAACTCTCTCTTGGCTCTGTTGCTACTGTCAACAACTTGATTGCTTGCACTGTGGAGAGGATTAAGGCCGCTTTATCATGCGAGAATGCATGA
- the LOC120007160 gene encoding homeobox-leucine zipper protein HDG2 isoform X1 — protein sequence MPAGLMIPVRNMASMMGSNGSIGEFGSASRLSLGQPNMMEPGQLHPLEMTQNTSESELARLRDEDFDSTTKSGSDNQEGGASGDDQEQQRRKKKRYHRHTQHQIQEMEAFFKECPHPDDKQRKELSRELGLEPLQIKFWFQNKRTQMKTQHERHENSQLRAENEKLRSDNMRYREALSNASCPNCGGPTAIGEMSFDEHHLRLENARLREEIDRISAIAAKYVGKPVASYPLMSSSVPPRPLELGVGSYGGQQGYGGEMFGGAGDLLRSLTAPNEHDKPMIIELAVAAMEELMRMAQMNEPLWMTSIDGSTTMLNEDEYLRTFPRGIGLKPSGFRSEASRETAVVIMNHISLVEILMDVSQWSTVFSGIVSRAMTLEVLSTGVAGNYNGALQVMTAEFQLPTPLVPTRESYFVRYCKQHQDGTWAVVDVSLDNIRPSPISRCRRRPSGCLIQEMPNGYSKVIWVEHVEVEDKGVHNLYKQLVSSGNAFGAKRLVATLDRQCERLASVMATNIPTGDVGVITNQDGRKSMLKLAERMVISFCAGVSASTAHTWTTLSGTGADDVRVMTRKSVDDPGRPPGIVLSAATSFWLPVPPKSVFDFLRDENSRSEWDILSNGGVVQEMAHIANGRDTGNCVSLLRVNSANSSQSNMLILQESCTDQTASFVIYAPVDIVAMNVVLNGGDPDYVALLPSGFAIFPDAPTAINGGTIGAEAGSGGSLLTVAFQILVDSVPTAKLSLGSVATVNNLIACTVERIKAALSCENA from the exons ATGCCAGCCGGATTAATGATTCCGGTGAGAAACATGGCGTCGATGATGGGGAGTAATGGGAGTATCGGTGAATTTGGATCAGCTTCAAGGTTGTCTCTTGGTCAG CCAAACATGATGGAGCCTGGTCAGCTTCACCCACTAGAGATGACCCAAAACACATCGGAAAGCGAACTTGCTCGACTCCGAGACGAGGACTTCGACAGCACCACCAAATCTGGCAGCGATAACCAAGAAGGCGGCGCCTCCGGTGACGACCAAGAACAGCAACGACGAAAGAAGAAGCGCTACCACCGCCATACTCAGCATCAGATCCAAGAAATGGAAGC ATTTTTCAAGGAGTGTCCACATCCAGACGATAAGCAAAGGAAGGAGCTGAGCAGGGAATTAGGGTTAGAGCCATTACAAATCAAATTTTGGTTCCAAAACAAGCGCACCCAAATGAAG ACTCAGCATGAGCGCCATGAGAACTCTCAACTTCGAGCTGAGAATGAAAAGCTTCGATCCGACAACATGCGGTACCGAGAAGCCCTTAGCAATGCTTCATGTCCTAATTGTGGTGGCCCTACTGCCATTGGTGAAATGTCCTTTGATGAACATCATCTCAGGCTCGAAAATGCCCGATTAAGAGAAGAG ATTGATAGGATTTCAGCTATTGCTGCAAAGTATGTGGGGAAACCAGTGGCAAGCTACCCACTTATGTCTTCATCGGTGCCTCCTCGTCCGCTTGAACTTGGAGTTGGAAGTTATGGGGGACAACAAGGTTATGGAGGGGAGATGTTTGGAGGAGCTGGAGACTTACTTAGATCACTCACTGCACCTAATGAGCATGATAAGCCCATGATAATTGAGCTTGCAGTTGCAGCCATGGAGGAATTAATGAGGATGGCTCAAATGAATGAACCCTTGTGGATGACTAGCATTGATGGTTCAACCACAATGCTTAATGAAGATGAATACCTTAGGACATTTCCTCGCGGGATCGGCCTGAAACCTAGTGGTTTCAGATCTGAGGCATCAAGGGAAACTGCTGTTGTTATAATGAACCACATTAGCCTTGTTGAGATTCTAATGGATGTG aGTCAGTGGTCAACTGTGTTTTCTGGCATTGTCTCAAGAGCCATGACTTTGGAGGTGCTGTCAACAGGAGTGGCAGGGAATTACAATGGAGCCTTGCAAGTG ATGACAGCAGAATTTCAACTTCCTACACCTCTTGTTCCAACTCGTGAGAGTTACTTTGTGAGGTATTGTAAGCAACATCAAGATGGAACTTGGGCCGTTGTTGATGTATCCTTGGACAATATACGCCCCAGTCCGATTTCAAGGTGTCGAAGAAGGCCATCTGGATGCTTGATTCAAGAAATGCCGAATGGATACTCAAAG GTTATATGGGTTGAACATGTAGAAGTGGAAGATAAAGGTGTCCACAATTTATACAAGCAACTGGTTAGCTCAGGGAACGCCTTTGGTGCAAAACGTTTGGTGGCTACACTGGATCGCCAATGTGAGAGGCTTGCAAGTGTGATGGCCACAAATATTCCCACCGGCGATGTTGGAG TGATCACAAATCAAGACGGGAGGAAGAGTATGTTGAAGCTGGCAGAGAGGATGGTTATTAGCTTTTGTGCAGGAGTCAGTGCCTCCACTGCTCACACATGGACAACTTTATCTGGCACTGGTGCTGATGATGTAAGGGTCATGACCCGAAAGAGCGTAGATGATCCAGGAAGGCCTCCTGGGATTGTTCTTAGTGCTGCAACTTCCTTCTGGCTTCCTGTTCCACCAAAGAGCGTCTTTGATTTCCTTCGTGATGAGAATTCCCGTAGTGAG TGGGATATTTTATCAAATGGTGGAGTGGTTCAAGAAATGGCACACATTGCCAATGGCCGGGATACTGGCAACTGCGTGTCTTTACTTCGAGTAAAT AGCGCAAATTCAAGCCAGAGCAACATGCTAATTTTGCAAGAGAGTTGCACTGATCAGACAGCTTCATTTGTTATCTATGCTCCGGTTGATATAGTTGCAATGAACGTGGTACTCAACGGTGGAGACCCAGACTACGTGGCCCTTCTGCCTTCTGGTTTCGCAATTTTCCCCGACGCACCTACTGCTATCAATGGAGGAACCATAGGTGCTGAAGCTGGTTCTGGTGGATCTCTGCTAACTGTCGCGTTTCAGATATTGGTGGATTCAGTTCCAACAGCAAAACTCTCTCTTGGCTCTGTTGCTACTGTCAACAACTTGATTGCTTGCACTGTGGAGAGGATTAAGGCCGCTTTATCATGCGAGAATGCATGA